A genomic region of Ovis aries strain OAR_USU_Benz2616 breed Rambouillet chromosome 20, ARS-UI_Ramb_v3.0, whole genome shotgun sequence contains the following coding sequences:
- the LOC121817396 gene encoding iron-sulfur cluster assembly 1 homolog, mitochondrial-like, protein MSASLVRATVRAVSKRKLQPTRAALTLTPSAVNKIKQLLKDKPEHVGVKVGVRTRGCNGLSYTLENTETEGDSDEEVIQDGVRVFIEKKAQLTLLGTEMDFVEDKLSSEFVFNNPNIKGTCGCGESFNM, encoded by the coding sequence ATGTCGGCTTCGTTAGTCCGGGCCACTGTCCGGGCTGTGAGCAAGAGGAAGCTGCAGCCCACCCGGGCCGCCCTCACCCTGACACCTTCAGCAGTAAACAAGATAAAACAACTTCTTAAAGATAAGCCTGAACATGTTGGTGTGAAAGTCGGTGTCCGAACCAGGGGTTGTAATGGACTTTCCTAcactttagaaaatacagagacaGAAGGAGACTCTGATGAAGAAGTTATTCAAGATGGAGTCAGAGTGTTCATCGAGAAGAAAGCACAGCTAACACTGTTAGGAACAGAAATGGACTTTGTTGAAGACAAATTATCCAGTGAGTTTGTGTTCAATAACCCAAACATCAAAGGAACATGTGGCTGTGGAGAAAGCTTTAACATGTGA